CCGAGAACCTCAAGTTGCGGCTGAACTTTGCGACCGTGCTTTGGCAGCTCAACGACTACGACGGCGCTCGATTCCACTACAATCAGATTCTGCTTCGGCAAAAGAACCACGCAGAGGCCCATCTCGGAATGGGGCTTTGGCATCTGGTCAACAACCGCCTTCCTGAAGCGGAAGCGTCGTTCAAGGCTGCTCTTGCTTCGAACCCCCGGCTCGTCCATGCCCTCAATAACCTCGCGATCGTTTACGAGCGGTCCAATCGAAAGGCGGAGGCGATCCGGGCTTTGGAGCGGGCGCTCGACATCGATCCGACCTTCGAAGAAGCCCGAAAGAACCTGGAGCGACTGAAGGGCCAAGGCTGACCTCGTGCGGATTCACTTGTTCGTCAACAAGAACCGCGGCGATGCGTTGGCTTGCGCCCAGGAGGCGGCGACTTGGCTTGAGAACCACGGTGTGGACTTCGCCGCGGATAAGGAGTCTGCGGCCCGTCTGGGCATGAACGAGGTAGCCGATTGCGAAATGCAGAACGCCGACTTCGTCGTTTGCTTCGGCGGAGACGGCACCGTGATTCGCGCGTCTCATCTTTGTTCGGAGCGCGGGACCCCGATCTTGGGCGTCCATTTTGGGAGGTTCGGGTTCGTGACGCAGTGCGCGGGCTCCGAAGTTCAGATGTGCCTCTCGGCCATGGCCGATGGCAAGGTCGAGATCGAACCCCGGATGATGCTCCAAGCGGAACTCCTGCGGGGCGATGCGACCATCGCGACCATGCACGCCCTGAACGAAATCTCGCTGCAACGGGCGGTCACGGCGAGGATGCTGGTGTTTCAGGTGGTGATCGACGACCAGGAGATCACCCGGTATCCAGCCGACGGCATCGTCGTGGCGACGCCCACGGGCTCGACGGCTTATAACCTTTCCGCTGGGGGCCCGATCGTCGATCCGAGCCTGAACGCGGTGATCCTAACTGCGGTCGCTCCCCACACACTGAGCGCGAGGCCCCTCGTTTTGCCTCCCGCCAGCACGGTGCTGCTGCGCGTCGAAACCGAAGGCGACGCCGTCCTCTCAGCCGATTCTCAAACCCGGCTTCACTTGCTCAGTGGCGACCAAGTGAAGGTTCGGAGATCGCCGCGAGTCACCAATCTTGTGAGGGTGGACCCCAAGGACTTTCTCATCAAGCTCAACGAGCGACTGCTTTGGGGGCAGTGGAAGGTCCCAGGAGACGCCCAGTGAGCGA
The genomic region above belongs to Candidatus Nitrosymbiomonas proteolyticus and contains:
- a CDS encoding sugar kinase, translating into MRIHLFVNKNRGDALACAQEAATWLENHGVDFAADKESAARLGMNEVADCEMQNADFVVCFGGDGTVIRASHLCSERGTPILGVHFGRFGFVTQCAGSEVQMCLSAMADGKVEIEPRMMLQAELLRGDATIATMHALNEISLQRAVTARMLVFQVVIDDQEITRYPADGIVVATPTGSTAYNLSAGGPIVDPSLNAVILTAVAPHTLSARPLVLPPASTVLLRVETEGDAVLSADSQTRLHLLSGDQVKVRRSPRVTNLVRVDPKDFLIKLNERLLWGQWKVPGDAQ